A genomic segment from Lignipirellula cremea encodes:
- a CDS encoding RNA polymerase sigma factor has protein sequence MHNPFVEVAGEGEEDVELVGRAKMGDREALEAILLRHQAWIYNIAVRMVFHPQDAEEVTQEVLIKVITRLSTFQGESKFRTWLYRITANHVLNMKRRGGESQPHTFATYAAAIRDIPERDLPDPKSVPVEVPLLVEEAKIACTTGMLLCLDRSQRLTFTLGEILGVSDTVGGEIMEVSPDNFRQRLARARRDLYQFMNHQCGLVNASNPCRCRKKTQGFINEGHVDPQHLLFVPRHVQRIHEAAAETVREIDDVVDRSYAAIYRDHPFLTPTDQAQWLRRMLDLPEVRATLQLP, from the coding sequence ATGCACAATCCGTTTGTGGAAGTGGCTGGGGAGGGGGAGGAGGATGTCGAGCTGGTTGGCCGCGCGAAGATGGGGGATCGTGAGGCGCTGGAGGCGATTCTGCTGCGGCATCAGGCTTGGATTTATAATATCGCGGTGCGGATGGTGTTTCATCCTCAGGATGCGGAGGAGGTGACGCAGGAGGTGCTGATCAAGGTCATCACCCGGCTTAGCACTTTTCAGGGGGAGAGCAAGTTTCGCACGTGGCTGTACCGGATTACGGCTAATCATGTTTTGAATATGAAACGCCGGGGCGGGGAGTCGCAGCCGCATACTTTTGCGACGTATGCGGCCGCCATCAGGGATATTCCTGAACGGGACCTGCCGGATCCGAAGAGCGTGCCGGTGGAGGTCCCGCTGCTCGTGGAAGAAGCGAAGATCGCCTGTACGACGGGAATGCTGCTTTGCCTGGACCGCAGCCAGCGATTGACGTTTACGCTGGGGGAGATTCTGGGCGTGAGCGATACGGTCGGCGGCGAAATCATGGAGGTGTCGCCTGACAATTTCCGGCAGCGACTGGCTCGCGCCCGACGGGATCTGTATCAGTTCATGAATCATCAGTGTGGTCTGGTGAACGCGAGCAATCCCTGCCGCTGTCGCAAGAAGACGCAGGGCTTTATCAACGAAGGCCACGTGGACCCGCAGCATCTGCTGTTCGTCCCGCGGCATGTCCAGCGCATCCACGAAGCGGCGGCCGAAACGGTGCGCGAGATCGACGACGTCGTCGATCGATCCTATGCGGCCATCTATCGCGATCATCCGTTCCTGACCCCGACGGACCAGGCCCAATGGCTCCGCCGGATGCTGGATCTGCCAGAGGTCCGCGCGACGCTGCAGCTTCCTTGA
- a CDS encoding transposase, producing MILGEVFARFEKEGPIPVMTKAALGAAFTPDRLDQIFADHAVSQRVSELSFSVLVNLMGMVVAKTRKSTNAAYQACKQDISVSVNSVYDKLNGVEPLVSAALVRETATLFRELIEPMNSARPSLLPGYRVRILDGNHPGATQHRIQELRTIAAGPLPGVVLAVLDPQLGLIDDVELAEDGHAQERSLLIELINRLVPGEVWVADRNFCTSVFLQEIALNEAFFVIRQHAANVRWKPTGDRVLRGESETGQVFEQSILITDDFGAKLPARRISVELFQSGRGGEQEIHILSNLPADVDAVTISDTYRTRWSIEAAFNELRLSLNNEINTLGYPPAALFGFSLGLVIFNALAVVKAALRAAHGVEKIEKNFSFYYMADEMSMVWRGMMIAIPEDEWREALSPLTLKQLSKMLVELAGNVRLSAFQKHKRGPKRPPPKRTKRNDQPHVSTAKILAKRKKC from the coding sequence ATGATTCTCGGCGAGGTGTTTGCGCGGTTTGAAAAGGAGGGTCCCATCCCCGTCATGACCAAAGCGGCGCTCGGTGCGGCCTTTACGCCGGATCGGTTGGATCAGATCTTCGCCGACCATGCTGTGTCGCAACGGGTGTCGGAATTGTCGTTTTCGGTGTTGGTCAATTTGATGGGCATGGTGGTCGCCAAAACTCGCAAAAGCACCAACGCCGCTTATCAAGCTTGCAAGCAAGATATCTCCGTCTCCGTGAACAGCGTCTATGACAAACTCAACGGCGTTGAGCCGCTGGTGTCCGCCGCGTTGGTGCGCGAGACGGCGACGCTGTTTCGGGAACTGATCGAGCCGATGAACAGCGCCCGTCCCAGCCTGTTGCCCGGTTATCGCGTGCGCATCCTGGACGGCAATCATCCCGGCGCCACGCAGCATCGCATCCAGGAGTTACGGACCATCGCCGCCGGTCCTTTGCCAGGCGTGGTGCTGGCGGTGCTCGACCCCCAACTCGGTCTCATCGACGATGTGGAACTGGCGGAAGACGGCCATGCGCAAGAGCGTTCGCTGCTGATCGAGTTGATCAATCGCTTGGTGCCAGGCGAGGTGTGGGTCGCCGATCGCAATTTCTGCACGTCGGTGTTCCTCCAAGAGATCGCCTTGAATGAAGCGTTTTTCGTCATTCGGCAACACGCCGCGAATGTCCGCTGGAAGCCCACGGGAGACCGTGTTTTACGGGGCGAAAGCGAAACGGGCCAAGTCTTCGAGCAGTCCATTCTGATCACCGACGACTTTGGCGCCAAGCTGCCGGCTCGCCGCATCAGCGTCGAATTGTTCCAATCGGGCCGTGGCGGAGAACAGGAGATTCACATCCTTTCCAATCTGCCGGCGGACGTCGACGCAGTGACAATCTCTGACACATACCGCACGCGCTGGAGCATTGAAGCCGCCTTCAACGAACTGCGACTGTCGCTCAACAACGAGATCAACACGCTGGGCTATCCGCCGGCGGCGTTATTCGGTTTTAGCCTGGGACTGGTGATTTTCAATGCGTTGGCTGTAGTGAAAGCCGCGCTGCGGGCGGCGCACGGCGTGGAAAAGATTGAGAAGAATTTTTCCTTCTACTACATGGCGGATGAAATGAGCATGGTGTGGCGCGGCATGATGATCGCCATCCCGGAAGATGAATGGCGCGAAGCGCTGTCGCCTTTGACGCTGAAACAGTTATCAAAAATGTTAGTGGAGTTGGCGGGGAACGTGCGTCTATCCGCCTTTCAGAAACACAAACGCGGCCCAAAACGCCCGCCGCCGAAGCGAACCAAACGGAACGACCAACCCCACGTTTCCACCGCCAAAATTCTTGCTAAACGCAAGAAGTGCTAG
- a CDS encoding GGDEF domain-containing response regulator, translated as MKVLIADDELVALRLLESSLRRWGYDVVVARNGNEASQILLSPDAPKLAILDWRMPGMDGTQLCQEIRQNKPEPYTYVILLSGNRDQDDIIAGLDAGADDYVTKPFDPAELRVRLRTGKRILCLQEQLINSREAMRDLATRDGLTGLWNRSAILDIIEGELARALRQGVPVAVIMADLDCFKLINDTYGHATGDAVLQKAAQVMRDSVRRYDSVGRYGGEEFLLVLPGCDPANAIGHAERVRAAIAQIDLPTPKGNVRPTVSLGVAVSSIHSASDPYELIQTADVALYRAKDGGRNRAELAAAEPGICTR; from the coding sequence ATGAAAGTCCTCATTGCTGACGACGAGTTAGTCGCCCTGCGATTGCTGGAATCTTCGCTGCGCCGCTGGGGCTATGACGTGGTCGTTGCCAGGAACGGCAACGAGGCGTCTCAAATCCTCTTGTCGCCCGATGCGCCGAAACTGGCCATCCTGGACTGGAGGATGCCTGGCATGGACGGCACGCAACTCTGTCAGGAGATCCGCCAGAACAAACCCGAACCCTACACCTATGTCATCCTGCTATCCGGCAATCGCGATCAGGACGATATCATCGCGGGACTCGACGCGGGCGCGGATGACTACGTGACCAAACCGTTCGACCCGGCCGAACTAAGAGTCCGGCTGCGCACCGGCAAAAGAATCCTCTGCCTCCAGGAACAACTGATCAACTCGCGCGAGGCGATGCGCGACCTGGCCACGCGCGACGGGCTCACGGGACTCTGGAATCGATCGGCCATTCTGGACATCATCGAGGGGGAGTTGGCGCGAGCGCTGCGCCAGGGCGTGCCGGTCGCCGTCATCATGGCCGATCTGGACTGCTTCAAGCTCATCAACGATACCTATGGACATGCCACGGGCGACGCCGTGTTGCAAAAGGCCGCCCAGGTTATGCGCGACTCGGTTCGCCGTTACGATTCTGTCGGGCGATACGGCGGCGAGGAGTTTCTCCTGGTGCTGCCGGGATGCGACCCGGCGAACGCCATCGGCCATGCGGAGCGCGTCCGGGCCGCCATTGCTCAGATTGATCTGCCGACGCCCAAGGGAAACGTTCGACCTACCGTGAGCCTGGGAGTCGCCGTATCCAGTATCCACAGCGCATCGGACCCTTATGAATTGATTCAAACCGCCGACGTCGCACTGTACCGCGCCAAGGATGGCGGCAGAAACCGCGCAGAGCTCGCCGCCGCAGAACCAGGAATCTGCACGCGTTGA
- a CDS encoding DUF2971 domain-containing protein — protein MDFPDVKQLYMYRPPNEFTTKILETMKLWASKPGAFNDPFDCDLDVAGRITEADVLHAATTEHGHRSQWPADIRRFIDSILDENGQFTQAERDRLDREIELLIDDNRNSGVICLSEVNDSILMWSHYACNHTGICIEFERTPNNALGDIEIASPVNYSSVYPHIDLGKMLVHRDGQTLDLMLRYKADCWSYEKEWRVFRDLGNAPSPLVSRITKVIFGLRTPTPYRQVIQSWCDARGIRTVQAAKVNWTFKLDIPV, from the coding sequence ATGGACTTTCCCGATGTTAAGCAACTTTATATGTATAGGCCGCCGAATGAATTCACCACCAAGATCCTGGAGACCATGAAGCTGTGGGCTTCAAAACCAGGTGCCTTCAATGATCCGTTTGATTGCGATTTGGACGTTGCGGGAAGGATTACAGAGGCAGACGTGCTCCATGCCGCTACAACAGAGCACGGACATCGAAGCCAGTGGCCTGCGGACATTAGGCGGTTCATTGATTCAATCTTAGATGAAAACGGGCAATTCACCCAGGCCGAGCGTGACCGCCTTGATCGGGAGATCGAGTTACTTATCGACGACAACAGAAACTCGGGTGTCATCTGTCTTTCTGAAGTGAATGACTCTATCCTCATGTGGTCGCACTATGCTTGCAACCACACCGGCATCTGCATCGAGTTTGAAAGAACTCCCAACAATGCGCTTGGTGATATAGAAATTGCGTCGCCGGTCAATTATAGCTCTGTTTACCCTCACATCGACCTCGGTAAAATGCTCGTACATCGAGACGGTCAGACTCTTGACCTGATGCTGCGATACAAGGCTGACTGCTGGAGCTACGAGAAAGAGTGGCGTGTCTTTCGCGATCTCGGCAATGCGCCATCTCCACTTGTCAGTCGAATCACTAAGGTAATCTTCGGTTTGCGAACGCCAACCCCCTACCGCCAAGTCATTCAGTCTTGGTGTGATGCGAGGGGAATCCGTACGGTACAAGCGGCAAAGGTGAATTGGACGTTCAAGCTCGACATTCCAGTTTGA
- a CDS encoding IS4 family transposase, which translates to MFDSFRSRLAAARRDDQLFFAALIDQQTIRSSFGDASTILDSARIYDTAVTVWVFLSQTLTSGHNCVQAVAKLIAFRAAKGLPIPAALSGAYCMARDKLNEAGMHRLVTDSGAAIEDSVPDQWLWRGHRVIVGDGCTLTMADTPENQEAYPQMAGQKPGCGFPIMRMVVFFGLATGVVLEAAMGRYKGKLTAEVSLFREIDKILEEDDVYLADRAYSGWFDIARQLARGVHVVLRKHQSRRTDFRTGVRYSKDEHAVFWDKPPRPAWMTAEEYAGYDVFLTLREIRVRIATPGFRTREVIIVTNLLDDIEYNKEDLAALYRRRWQAELNLRSLKTVMQMDHLRCKQPHRVRNEIRAHFTAYNLVRQMMCEAAIRGDVQPWQISFKGTMQTLNELLPVLCMTGDADPLCDVFYDCCLQHVVGNRPDRYEPRVRKRRPNPYKLMTKPRHSHQPGKE; encoded by the coding sequence ATGTTCGATTCTTTTCGCTCGCGGTTGGCTGCGGCCCGACGTGATGATCAACTGTTCTTCGCTGCGCTGATCGATCAACAGACTATCCGATCCAGCTTTGGCGACGCAAGTACAATCCTCGATTCCGCGCGAATTTACGACACCGCCGTCACCGTTTGGGTGTTCCTCTCGCAAACCCTCACTTCCGGCCACAACTGCGTCCAGGCGGTTGCCAAATTGATCGCCTTTCGCGCCGCTAAAGGCCTGCCGATTCCTGCCGCTCTAAGCGGCGCCTACTGCATGGCGCGAGACAAACTTAACGAAGCCGGCATGCACCGCCTGGTGACAGATTCTGGCGCCGCGATCGAAGATTCCGTCCCCGATCAATGGCTCTGGCGAGGACATCGCGTTATCGTCGGCGACGGTTGCACGCTGACAATGGCTGACACTCCTGAAAACCAAGAAGCCTATCCGCAAATGGCGGGGCAAAAACCCGGCTGTGGATTTCCCATCATGCGGATGGTGGTCTTCTTCGGCCTGGCCACCGGCGTCGTGCTGGAAGCCGCCATGGGTCGCTATAAAGGCAAGCTGACGGCCGAGGTCAGCCTGTTCCGTGAGATCGACAAAATCCTCGAAGAAGACGACGTTTATCTCGCAGATCGAGCCTATTCTGGCTGGTTCGACATCGCCCGGCAGCTGGCCCGAGGGGTGCATGTGGTGCTGCGAAAACATCAATCGCGAAGGACCGATTTCCGCACCGGCGTGCGCTACAGCAAAGACGAACACGCGGTGTTCTGGGACAAGCCGCCACGGCCTGCCTGGATGACCGCAGAAGAGTACGCCGGCTATGACGTATTCCTGACACTGCGTGAGATCCGGGTGCGGATCGCCACGCCCGGCTTTCGCACGCGTGAGGTCATCATTGTGACCAACTTGCTCGACGACATCGAGTACAACAAGGAGGATCTGGCGGCTCTTTATCGTCGGCGGTGGCAAGCAGAATTAAATCTAAGATCGTTGAAAACGGTGATGCAAATGGACCACTTGCGCTGCAAGCAACCCCATCGTGTGCGGAACGAAATCCGAGCTCACTTCACGGCCTATAACTTGGTCCGTCAGATGATGTGCGAGGCAGCGATCCGCGGCGACGTGCAACCCTGGCAAATCAGCTTTAAGGGGACGATGCAAACGCTTAACGAGTTGCTGCCGGTGTTGTGCATGACAGGGGACGCCGATCCGCTCTGCGACGTGTTTTATGATTGCTGCTTGCAGCATGTCGTTGGCAATCGCCCGGACCGCTACGAACCGCGAGTCCGCAAACGCCGGCCCAATCCGTACAAGCTCATGACCAAGCCCCGTCACAGCCACCAACCCGGCAAAGAATAA
- a CDS encoding SDR family NAD(P)-dependent oxidoreductase, with protein sequence MSKLTGRTALVTGASKGIGAGIAKELAAAGAAVAVNYASDQAGALRVVQEICDAGGRAVAIQADVSKADDVKRLLGETDKAFGSLAILVNNAGVYTPMQLDAMTEAEFHREFHTNVLGPLLVIRESLQYFGPAGGSVINIGSGAAKMCPPGYAIYAASKSALDAVTGVLAKELAPRGIRVNSLNPGATQSEGTQAAGLYGVDGEFERRLVEMTPLGRIGTPADIARIATFLASDDSGWLTGEVILASGGLR encoded by the coding sequence ATGTCGAAACTAACGGGACGAACCGCTTTGGTCACCGGAGCCTCCAAAGGGATCGGCGCCGGGATCGCCAAAGAACTGGCGGCGGCCGGGGCGGCGGTCGCAGTGAACTACGCCAGCGATCAGGCAGGCGCCCTGCGGGTCGTGCAAGAGATCTGCGACGCCGGCGGCCGGGCGGTGGCGATCCAGGCCGATGTTTCCAAGGCGGACGACGTAAAGCGGCTGCTGGGGGAGACGGACAAGGCGTTCGGGTCGCTGGCTATTCTGGTGAATAACGCCGGAGTCTACACGCCGATGCAACTCGACGCGATGACCGAGGCGGAGTTCCACCGGGAGTTCCATACCAACGTGCTCGGCCCGCTGCTGGTGATCCGCGAATCGCTTCAGTACTTTGGGCCGGCCGGCGGGAGCGTGATCAACATCGGGTCCGGCGCTGCGAAGATGTGCCCGCCCGGCTATGCGATTTACGCGGCCAGCAAAAGCGCCCTGGACGCAGTCACCGGCGTGCTGGCGAAAGAACTGGCGCCCCGCGGGATCCGGGTCAACTCCCTCAATCCGGGAGCCACGCAGAGCGAAGGGACCCAGGCGGCCGGCCTGTACGGCGTGGACGGCGAGTTCGAGCGTAGGCTGGTCGAGATGACGCCGCTGGGCCGGATCGGCACGCCTGCGGACATCGCCCGGATTGCGACGTTCCTCGCCTCGGACGATTCCGGCTGGCTGACCGGCGAAGTGATTCTGGCGTCCGGCGGATTGCGCTAG
- a CDS encoding IS1380 family transposase yields the protein MQRRIDPQNGSGQSPMIVPEKIVYELADRQQAIAAGGLGALVQTARRLDLRQAINNSITLLKLHRPYDEADHVLNIALNLLAGGGCLEHLEDRRCDEAYLNALGAERIPDPTTAGDFCRRFQEMDILRLMNGFNQVRERVWKEQPDAFFDCAIIEADGTQVQTSAEKKQGIGINYKGEWGYHPLVVTLANTREPLFIVNRSGNRPSHENAAFFFDLAVERCRKAGFRKVVLRGDTDFALTENFDRWSEQNVEFVFGIDAMPKLVGIAKTLAETEWKTLHRRKHKPPSRRATRPRCKEQIVEQNGYLNKKLVSEQIAEFDYQPGKCGRSYRIIALKKEVHQKRGQLRLFDHEKPVYFFYITNATKADKSARQVVLDANARCNQENNIAQLKQCALSAPLDNLLSNWAYMVIASLAWSLKAWAALSIQPAGNGESRAEQTRQKAALLAMDFTTFRDRVLMVPAQIIRSGRQIVYRLLSYRPTLDYLLLIVRHVHRPLRC from the coding sequence ATGCAGCGCAGGATTGATCCCCAGAACGGGTCCGGCCAGTCGCCGATGATCGTTCCCGAGAAAATCGTTTACGAACTGGCCGACCGCCAGCAAGCGATCGCCGCCGGCGGGCTGGGCGCCCTGGTGCAGACGGCGCGGCGGCTGGACCTGCGTCAGGCGATCAACAATTCGATCACGCTGCTCAAGCTGCATCGGCCTTACGATGAGGCCGACCATGTGCTCAACATCGCGCTTAACCTGCTGGCCGGCGGCGGTTGTCTGGAGCATCTCGAAGATCGCCGCTGCGACGAGGCGTATCTCAACGCGCTCGGCGCGGAGCGGATTCCCGATCCGACGACTGCTGGCGACTTCTGCCGCCGCTTTCAAGAGATGGATATCCTGCGGCTGATGAACGGCTTCAACCAGGTCCGCGAGCGGGTCTGGAAAGAGCAGCCCGACGCGTTCTTCGACTGCGCCATCATCGAGGCCGACGGCACCCAGGTGCAGACCTCGGCCGAGAAGAAACAGGGCATCGGCATCAACTACAAAGGGGAGTGGGGCTATCATCCGCTGGTCGTTACGCTGGCCAACACGCGTGAGCCGCTGTTCATCGTCAACCGCAGCGGCAATCGTCCCAGCCATGAAAACGCCGCGTTCTTCTTCGACCTGGCGGTTGAGCGCTGCCGCAAAGCGGGCTTCCGCAAGGTGGTCCTGCGGGGCGACACGGACTTCGCCCTGACGGAGAACTTCGATCGCTGGAGCGAGCAGAACGTTGAGTTTGTGTTCGGCATCGACGCCATGCCCAAGCTGGTCGGAATCGCGAAAACCCTCGCAGAAACCGAGTGGAAAACGCTTCACCGCCGCAAACACAAACCGCCCTCAAGGCGCGCCACACGGCCGCGTTGTAAAGAACAAATCGTCGAGCAGAACGGCTACCTCAACAAGAAGCTCGTCTCCGAGCAGATCGCCGAGTTCGACTATCAGCCGGGCAAGTGCGGCCGTTCTTACCGCATCATCGCGCTCAAAAAGGAAGTGCATCAGAAACGCGGCCAGTTGCGGCTGTTCGACCACGAGAAGCCGGTGTACTTCTTCTATATCACCAACGCGACAAAGGCTGACAAGTCGGCCCGGCAGGTGGTGCTGGATGCGAACGCGCGCTGCAATCAGGAGAACAACATCGCGCAGCTCAAGCAATGTGCGTTGTCGGCGCCGCTGGACAACCTGCTGAGCAACTGGGCGTACATGGTGATTGCCTCGCTGGCCTGGAGCTTGAAAGCCTGGGCGGCGCTGAGTATCCAGCCTGCCGGCAACGGCGAATCGAGGGCGGAACAAACGCGCCAGAAGGCCGCACTGCTGGCGATGGACTTCACGACGTTTCGTGATAGGGTGCTGATGGTCCCGGCGCAGATCATTCGCAGCGGCCGGCAGATCGTCTATCGGTTGCTGAGCTATCGTCCGACGCTGGACTACCTGCTGTTGATCGTGCGACACGTCCATCGCCCGCTCCGCTGTTGA
- a CDS encoding DUF1330 domain-containing protein — MMAAYIIFMRERTLDQAELETYWSQVPPTLDGRPIRVLAAYGRHETLEGPDVEGVVVAEFPTLQEARDWYDSPAYQEAAQHRLRGAVYRGLIVEGA; from the coding sequence ATGATGGCTGCCTACATTATTTTCATGCGTGAACGCACCCTCGATCAGGCGGAGCTGGAGACGTACTGGTCGCAAGTTCCCCCCACGCTCGACGGCCGTCCCATCAGGGTGCTGGCGGCGTATGGTCGGCACGAAACGCTGGAAGGGCCCGATGTCGAAGGCGTGGTTGTCGCCGAGTTCCCCACGCTGCAGGAAGCACGCGACTGGTACGACAGCCCGGCCTATCAGGAAGCGGCCCAGCACCGCTTGCGCGGGGCCGTCTACCGCGGCCTGATTGTGGAAGGGGCGTGA
- a CDS encoding IS1380 family transposase produces the protein MQRRIDPQNGSGQSPMIVPEKIVYELADRHQAIAAGGLGALVQTARRLDLRQAINNSITLLKLHRPYDEADHVLNIALNLLAGGGCLEHLEDRRCDEAYLNALGAERIPDPTTAGDFCRRFQEMDILRLMNGFNQVRERVWQEQPDAFFDCAIIEADGTQVQTSAEKKQGIGINYKGEWGYHPLVVTLANTREPLFIVNRSGNRPSHENAAFFFDLAVERCRKAGFRKVVLRGDTDFALTENFDRWSEQNVEFVFGIDAMPKLVGIAKTLAETEWKTLHRRKHKPHSSRAKRPRCKEQIVEQNGYLNKKLASEQIAEFDYQPGKCGRSYRIIALKKEVHQKRGQLRLFDHEKPVYFFYITNATKSAKPARQVVLDANSRCNQENNIAQLKQCALSAPLDNLLSNWAYMVIASLAWSLKAWAALSIQPAGNGESRAEQTRQKAALLAMDFTTFRDRVLMVPAQIIRSGRQIVYRLLSYRPTLDYLLLIVQNVHRPLRC, from the coding sequence ATGCAGCGCAGGATTGATCCCCAGAACGGGTCCGGCCAGTCGCCGATGATCGTTCCCGAGAAAATCGTTTACGAACTGGCCGACCGGCATCAAGCGATCGCCGCCGGCGGTTTGGGCGCCCTGGTGCAGACGGCGCGGCGACTGGACTTGCGGCAGGCGATCAACAATTCGATCACGCTGCTCAAGTTGCATCGTCCGTACGATGAGGCCGATCATGTGCTCAACATCGCCCTGAACCTGCTGGCCGGCGGCGGTTGCCTGGAGCATCTCGAAGACCGTCGCTGCGACGAGGCGTATCTCAATGCCCTCGGCGCGGAGCGGATTCCCGATCCGACCACCGCCGGCGACTTCTGCCGCCGCTTTCAAGAGATGGATATCCTGCGATTGATGAACGGCTTCAACCAGGTTCGCGAGCGGGTCTGGCAGGAGCAGCCCGACGCGTTCTTCGACTGCGCCATCATCGAGGCCGACGGCACCCAGGTGCAGACCTCGGCCGAGAAGAAACAGGGCATCGGCATCAACTATAAAGGGGAGTGGGGCTATCATCCGCTGGTCGTCACGCTGGCCAACACCCGCGAGCCGCTGTTCATCGTCAACCGCAGCGGCAACCGTCCCAGCCATGAAAACGCCGCGTTCTTCTTCGACCTGGCGGTTGAGCGCTGCCGCAAAGCGGGCTTCCGCAAGGTGGTCCTGCGGGGCGACACGGACTTCGCCCTGACCGAGAACTTCGATCGCTGGAGCGAGCAGAACGTTGAGTTTGTGTTCGGGATCGACGCCATGCCCAAGCTGGTCGGAATCGCGAAAACCCTCGCAGAAACCGAGTGGAAAACGCTTCACCGCCGCAAACACAAACCGCACTCAAGTCGCGCCAAACGGCCGCGTTGTAAAGAACAAATCGTCGAGCAGAACGGCTACCTCAACAAGAAGCTCGCCTCCGAGCAGATCGCCGAGTTCGACTATCAGCCGGGCAAGTGCGGCCGTTCTTACCGCATCATCGCGCTCAAAAAGGAAGTGCATCAGAAGCGTGGCCAGTTGCGGCTGTTCGACCACGAGAAACCGGTGTACTTCTTCTATATCACCAACGCAACGAAGTCCGCCAAGCCGGCTCGGCAGGTGGTGCTGGATGCGAACTCGCGATGCAATCAGGAGAACAACATCGCGCAGCTCAAGCAGTGTGCGTTGTCGGCGCCGCTGGACAACCTGCTGAGCAACTGGGCGTACATGGTGATCGCCTCGCTGGCCTGGAGTTTGAAAGCCTGGGCGGCGCTGAGTATCCAGCCTGCCGGCAACGGCGAGTCGAGGGCGGAACAAACTCGCCAGAAGGCCGCGTTGCTGGCGATGGACTTCACGACGTTTCGCGATCGCGTGTTAATGGTTCCCGCGCAGATCATTCGCAGCGGACGGCAGATCGTCTATCGGTTGCTGAGCTATCGTCCGACGCTGGACTACCTGCTGTTGATCGTGCAGAACGTCCATCGCCCGCTCCGCTGTTGA